CAGCTCGCATCCAGACGCAGCAAAAAACCGGGGAGCTCTGTGGCTACCCCGGTTCTCAGTGAATCAAACTGTGAGACGTATGATTCTAATCGTTTGATGCTATTTGTTTGAGGCGTTGCCAATCGGGATCCTTTGCGAATTTCATCTCATCTTCCGGACTCGCGGTCTCTAAGAATTTCTCGTAGTACTTCCTGGCGTCCTTCTCCTTGCCCCGAACAAGACTCGTCATGGCAATGAGTGCATAGGCCTCCGCCTTTGATTCAGTCAATCCTTCTGCATTCTTGTAAGCCTTGATCGCATCCTTGTGTTTGCCGAGAACGGAGTACGCGTTTCCGAGGCCAATCTGGTTTTCATAGTCGTTCTCATCCAGATTGCTCGCGGTTTTGAAATCCGCCAACGCGAGCTCATACTCGCCGCGATTTATGTTTGAGTACCCTCTTGCCCTGAGCGCCTTCATATCATTTGGGAACAGGTCGAGCACTGCGTTGAATGCCCCGATTGCGGATGTGGTCTGTCCACTGGAAGCAAACAGATTACCGGCGCGCATGAAATCAGCTCTGGCATCTCCGGGTTTCCCGGCTCTGTGATACAGCTGAGCTCGCTTGTAAAAAGTCTCGGCTGTCTGATCTTTTGCAAGGGCGCGGCTGTACATATCAATTGCAGCCTGGAAGTCACCGGCTGTAAGTGCGCTGTCCGCCGACTGAACATATTCCTCCGCCGTCAGTTCGCGTTTCACGGTCTGGATCTTTGCAAGATTTGCCGTCACAGTAGTGGTCTTGTTTTTACTAACTGAGACCGTTTGCTCGAATCGTTCGTATCCTTTCATGGCTACTGCAAGCTTGTGTTTGCCTTCGAGGACACGGTTGATTTTCCGGCTGCCAGTGCCATACTTCTTGTTGTCCAGGTATATTTCCGCATCTGGGTGGTCCGTTTCGATTTTGATTGCGCCGTAGTCGGGTTCCGACGAAGACGTTGCATCCGTAGATGCCGAAGTCTCTGATCGGCTTTGACCGCCAGGCTCGCCGGACATCCCGTCGTCTGCATGGAGGGCGACTACAGGGCTGCCGCCATCGCCGTGATAGAACGAAATGCTTGCTGAACTGTATAACGGGGTGTCTGCGGTGATTGTGTAAGACCCACTCGGAACAAGTTCAAATACGAACAGGCCCGACCTGTTTGATACTACACTCTTATCAAGTTCATCGATGGTGACTCTGACATCGGGCAGTACCTTGCCTGTTTCACCATCTACAATGACTCCTGCGAACGGAGGATAGTAGTCTTTTCCGTTTCTTATGAGTTGCGAAACAAGCACAAGTATTATCACCAAGCCGAGAACGCCGTACAGTAGAAATGATTTATTGTCCCTGCCTCTTGGCTTCAGCACAAAGACCTCATCTGCGAATGCGAGGCGATCACTTCCTTTGAATCTGACGTCCGTCGGAAATTGGACTCTGTTCTTTGCAAAAAACGCCGTGCGATTTCCCAGGAGTGAATCGCCGCTGGTTGCACTGTCCGCTATGCTCGGCAATGCCAGCATGGCGCCGCCACTATCCGGCTCATCGGTTTGAGATTGCGGCGCGAGATCTCGACTGAAATCCTCCAGCGTTGGATCATTGTCGTCGGGGATGTTGGATATGATGGGACGCAGTTTTTCGTCGATTGAAACGGGAGTTCTCTTTTGGTTATCCTTTACCATTGATGGAATCTTGGTCTGAAGATCGGCAATCAGCTTGTTTCGATCCTCCGTTGCCAGAGCATTTTCGTCGGACATCCTCTGAGATGGCGTCTCAGCTATGGACTGCTGTTCGTCATCCGTTTTGAACTTGAGCTCAGTTTCCTCCAGCTCTTCGGGAAGGTCTATCTCGACGGTTCCGGTGCAGGAATTATCGTCATCTTTCTCAGATTCAGAGCTGTCACTGCCCGGATTAAATGGATCGACCATATTCATCTTAACGGAGGCTCGATCTCCCGTATCTTCGTCCTCGGATTCGATTTCAGATCGGTTGGCTTCGCGTGAGGTGCTGTCGCGCACGTCCTCGCCATTTGAGATGACCGCTTCATCCGCACCTTCGTCGAACGAACGGCTATTAACATCTTTGCTGTTAAGGACTTCTGTTTCACTGGCGATTACCAGTTCGGCGCCGCATTTCCGACAGTGTGTCGCTTTGCCGAAAAGGTTTTCCTCTCCGCATTCTTTGCACATTTTCACTAGACTGACTCCCGTTCGAGACTCTGTGTGACTATAAGGGTTTTATCGGAATATCCGCCGCAAGTCTTTAGCGATTCGTCTCTGCTCCCGGTGCGTGGGAGCTAACGGAGCTGGTTGGCAGAGAGTGAGTTGGCTCCGCGATCCGATGCTTCAAACGTGGCGGAGAGACCCTTTTTTCGCTTGACAGTGATTAAGCAAGGACGTATACTTCGCGTCTAATGTTACGGACATTATGACCGGAAGGGAAGAGGTGAAATGAGCAGAAAGAGTAGATTAGTTGTTGCGGTGGTCACAGTCTTGATTGCGTTGGTTATTATAAGCTGTGGCAAAGATGAGCCTAACCCGATATCCACCAATGTATATGGAAACGCCGTCCTCCTGCGGCCATTTAACCTCCCTACATTGGAGGACGACAGCAAGATTTGTTATGAGTTGTGGCTCGTAGACTTCGAGTATACAAGAGATTCGGATAGTAATGAATTTAGAATTGTCAAAGATGAAATCAGCCTCGGGAAATTCTACTGGAATAACCATCGCTATGAATTCTACAGTCTGACCGGAGGGCCGCGGGATAGTGTATTTGCGACTCCCAACAGCCGGAATGTCTATGACTTCAATACAATTATGATTACACTCGAGCCTTTGGAAGAAGATAACGTCAGATCGAATAATGGTGTCATTTTTGATGACATTGAGTTCGGGCAGCCAATCAGAGGGGAATTCGATTTCGTGAATCGTCAGGCCAGGGATGTGGTGTATGAGACGGAATTCGAGATGAAGGCTGACTTCGTTCTCCGTACGTATTCGGATGACGGTCTCCCCGAGCAGAATGCACTTAGCGGTCTGTGGTTTCATGATGTCAGAAATGTCAGTGGAGTATGGCGGATAGTGAAGACGCTTGTCTTGCCGGTGCTTACTGAGAATGCGAACATCACGTACGAAGGCTGGATTGAGATGCCCGGCGTGCTGTCGAAACCTCTGTCGACCGGGAAGTTCAAGAGTCCGGAATACAAAGACTGGAATAATCAGTATGTGGGACCATACAGCTTTCCGAATCTTCCGGGCGAGGACTTTGTAGATCATGAGCCTGCCGGGCTGGATTTCCCCTTGACGTTGGTTGGTAGCGGGATGGTCTATATATCGATTGAGCCTTATCCCGATCCGGATCCGGATGAACGGTTCCCACTTACGATTTTTTCAAGCCCACTTCCGGTGTCGACGCCGTTGAATTCAAGTCATTTCCCGATGGAAAACAGATACGGTTTTCTACCAGGGTTTAATGCGACGGTTATGGAGCTGTGAAGTAAGAGCGTAGACTAGAGAAAGATATTCAAAAACGGCTGACGGGTTGCTTGATCGTCAGCCGTTTGTATAGTAGACTGGTAAGGACGAAATAAACACACACGTAACGGAACCTCAACGAAAGGAGCTGCCTGAATGGACCTAGGTTTTCTCGCAGTGATTCTGGGAGCCGTCGGCTTGATTTTCGCAATGATCTTGTTCTTCTCGATCAAGCGTATGGATCCCGGAAATGACATCATGCGCGAACTCGGTGAGACAATTCACCGGGGCGCTATGGTATTCCTGAAGCAGGAGTATAGAATTCTGGCGATATTCATCGTCGTGGTTTTTGCTCTTCTTGCATGGAAGATAGCCCTTATGACGGCGGTGGCATTTGTCTCAGGTGCTGTCTGCTCAATGTTGGCCGGTTACATTGGAATGTCAGCGGCAACCAACGCAAATACTCGTACCGCGCAAGCTGCTGCCACGTCAGGGCAGGCTAAGGCTCTGGTGGCTGCATTCTCCGGTGGTGCGGTAATGGGAATGGCCGTGGCATCGCTTGGACTTCTTGGAGTTGGCATCTACTTCCACTTCTATGGGAATGTCCAGAATTATTCCATACTCACCGGTTTCGCTATGGGCGCCTCATCCATAGCATTGTTCGCACGTGTGAGTGGCGGCATCTATACCAAATCTGCTGATGTCGGTGCTGATCTGGTCGGTAAAGTCGAGGCCGGTATCCCCGAGGATGATCCTCGCAACCCGGCGGTGATTGCCGACAACGTTGGCGACAACGTTGGCGACGTGGCCGGAATGGGCGCTGACCTGTTCGAATCATACGTCGGTTCTGTTATCGCTACGATTGCTATAGCGGCTACGGCGGTGACAGTTGCAGGCGAGACCATCACAGATGCAATGCGCATACCTTTGATGATGCTTCCGCTGGCTATCGTTACAGCAGGCATAGTCGCCTCGATCGTCGGCAATATCTCGATCAGAGCATTTGCGAGCATGAATCCAGCGGCAGTGCTGAGAATTGTAACCTATGTCGGCGCGGTCATTATGTTGATCGCGACATACTTCATCGTGCAGCATCTGGAACTGAGCACGGG
This sequence is a window from Candidatus Zixiibacteriota bacterium. Protein-coding genes within it:
- a CDS encoding tetratricopeptide repeat protein, encoding MKMCKECGEENLFGKATHCRKCGAELVIASETEVLNSKDVNSRSFDEGADEAVISNGEDVRDSTSREANRSEIESEDEDTGDRASVKMNMVDPFNPGSDSSESEKDDDNSCTGTVEIDLPEELEETELKFKTDDEQQSIAETPSQRMSDENALATEDRNKLIADLQTKIPSMVKDNQKRTPVSIDEKLRPIISNIPDDNDPTLEDFSRDLAPQSQTDEPDSGGAMLALPSIADSATSGDSLLGNRTAFFAKNRVQFPTDVRFKGSDRLAFADEVFVLKPRGRDNKSFLLYGVLGLVIILVLVSQLIRNGKDYYPPFAGVIVDGETGKVLPDVRVTIDELDKSVVSNRSGLFVFELVPSGSYTITADTPLYSSASISFYHGDGGSPVVALHADDGMSGEPGGQSRSETSASTDATSSSEPDYGAIKIETDHPDAEIYLDNKKYGTGSRKINRVLEGKHKLAVAMKGYERFEQTVSVSKNKTTTVTANLAKIQTVKRELTAEEYVQSADSALTAGDFQAAIDMYSRALAKDQTAETFYKRAQLYHRAGKPGDARADFMRAGNLFASSGQTTSAIGAFNAVLDLFPNDMKALRARGYSNINRGEYELALADFKTASNLDENDYENQIGLGNAYSVLGKHKDAIKAYKNAEGLTESKAEAYALIAMTSLVRGKEKDARKYYEKFLETASPEDEMKFAKDPDWQRLKQIASND
- a CDS encoding sodium/proton-translocating pyrophosphatase yields the protein MDLGFLAVILGAVGLIFAMILFFSIKRMDPGNDIMRELGETIHRGAMVFLKQEYRILAIFIVVVFALLAWKIALMTAVAFVSGAVCSMLAGYIGMSAATNANTRTAQAAATSGQAKALVAAFSGGAVMGMAVASLGLLGVGIYFHFYGNVQNYSILTGFAMGASSIALFARVSGGIYTKSADVGADLVGKVEAGIPEDDPRNPAVIADNVGDNVGDVAGMGADLFESYVGSVIATIAIAATAVTVAGETITDAMRIPLMMLPLAIVTAGIVASIVGNISIRAFASMNPAAVLRIVTYVGAVIMLIATYFIVQHLELSTGIFWAVLVGNISGITLGLLTEYYTSGKPIRVIAKASETGPATNIISGLAIGMESVALP